One segment of Anastrepha obliqua isolate idAnaObli1 chromosome 3, idAnaObli1_1.0, whole genome shotgun sequence DNA contains the following:
- the LOC129242164 gene encoding jerky protein homolog-like: MNALPMAYYAQKNAWMDQTIFRDWFMNSFVPNVRNYLMSEGLSQKAVLVLDNAPSHPVEDLKIDDGNIFCYFLPPNSTAVLQPMDQSVIETLKRRYRKKFIQDLVSQENIDLADYWKNYNIKNAIDNVADSWSELSSTTLEKCWNKLWRNTESPSNNSDDVSQADVVTSTSSALPLENSETINEWLNCDENDCGYELLTDEQIINEVNDEEENNDDYDGTDNNNENGHNPTASFLRQEAKIAASNLEKFIGWYEMQDEAGFSQRIKLKSL, translated from the coding sequence ATGAATGCTCTTCCTATGGCTTATTATGCTCAAAAGAATGCTTGGATGGATCAAACGATTTTTCGCGACTGGTTCATGAACAGTTTTGTTCCAAATGTTCGAAATTATTTAATGTCGGAAGGATTATCACAGAAAGCAGTTTTGGTTCTGGATAATGCCCCATCACATCCAGTTGAAGATTTAAAAATTGATGatggtaatattttttgttatttcctgCCACCGAATTCAACTGCAGTTCTACAACCCATGGATCAATCAGTAATTGAAACTTTAAAGCGTcgatatcggaaaaaatttattcaggACCTCGTTTCGCAAGAGAATATTGATTTGGCAGATTATTGGAAGAATTACAACATTAAAAACGCAATTGATAATGTAGCTGATTCATGGTCTGAGTTATCGTCGACAACATTGGAAAAATGTTGGAACAAACTATGGCGAAATACAGAATCGCCTTCGAATAACAGTGACGATGTCTCACAGGCTGATGTTGTGACTAGTACATCTTCGGCTTTGCCATTGGAAAATAGTGAAACGATCAATGAATGGTTGAATTGTGACGAAAATGATTGTGGTTATGAGCTTTTGACTGACgaacaaataattaatgaagtgaatgatgaagaagaaaataatgatgaTTACGATGGAACAgataacaataatgaaaatggtcACAATCCTACTGCTTCATTTCTAAGACAAGAAGCCAAAATTGCTGcatcaaatttagaaaaatttatcgGCTGGTATGAAATGCAAGATGAAGCCGGCTTTTCGCAAAGAATAAAACTCAAGTCACTCTAA